The following proteins are co-located in the Pyrobaculum calidifontis JCM 11548 genome:
- a CDS encoding CorA family divalent cation transporter, giving the protein MVYIFDEGGLIHLQIPLVALEGGEVKEEVVELVAERDGRVVSGPYSTVQEALYGALQRLAEAISAVESSLDTLEFRLETEERVSPGEVYTALYNSHMLYFAASQLRQLAVELKRRGLVGYRQYAYARSLARRALLLRRFARDVRLLYSTVVQMSLDVSVKRLTWLGTVALPALIITGFYGMNLSWLPLADNPPAVFVILAAATAGFAYILGKLF; this is encoded by the coding sequence ATGGTGTATATATTTGACGAGGGCGGTCTCATACACCTACAAATCCCCCTCGTGGCCCTTGAGGGGGGCGAGGTCAAGGAGGAGGTGGTCGAGCTCGTCGCCGAGAGAGACGGCAGAGTGGTAAGCGGCCCCTACTCAACAGTTCAAGAGGCCCTCTACGGCGCGCTACAGCGCCTCGCCGAGGCCATCTCCGCCGTGGAGTCGTCGTTGGACACCCTCGAGTTTAGGCTGGAGACAGAGGAGAGAGTGTCCCCCGGCGAGGTGTACACAGCGCTCTACAACTCGCACATGTTGTACTTCGCCGCGTCTCAGCTTCGGCAACTGGCCGTGGAGCTTAAGAGGAGGGGGCTAGTTGGGTATAGGCAGTACGCATACGCCCGGTCTCTAGCCCGCAGAGCCCTCCTCCTCCGCAGATTTGCCCGTGACGTCAGGTTGCTGTACAGCACAGTGGTGCAGATGTCGCTGGACGTCTCTGTGAAAAGGCTGACGTGGCTGGGCACAGTGGCTCTGCCGGCGCTCATAATCACGGGGTTCTATGGCATGAACCTCTCCTGGCTCCCTCTCGCGGACAATCCCCCCGCGGTGTTTGTAATTCTAGCCGCGGCGACCGCCGGCTTTGCATACATCTTAGGCAAACTTTTTTAA
- a CDS encoding DEAD/DEAH box helicase, protein MGLTTPRIVLTWDRGTVLVEGSLPQELRKLSFLKFDERVGKYRALAIYYPRILAAARALGVEVEDRVWSLHCAEVRAAAEAKLRSYQAEALAAWSKAKRGVVVMPTGAGKTYVAIAAIAQMRVPALVVVPTVELLQQWRSRLSQYFPGRVGVWYGEEKRESCVTVITYDSAYAAVEVLGNRYMFLVFDEVHHLPSPSYRQIAELSPAPYRLGLTATPERADELHVDLDWLVGPVVYKMSARDIRGVWVADYEVEVVKVELTEEEKMVYKEAEQRYLSYLRKKGLRFKSPSDFQKLVALAGRSPEARRALEAWHIMRRLIHETSAKVEAVGEILARHPASKVLIFTEYTSLARAVSERYLIPLVTHDISPQEREQVMAMFRRGEVKAIVTGKVLDEGVDVPDVDVVVILGGTSSVRQFIQRMGRALRLKPHRAKIYEVVTAKTREVDMARRRKRGVS, encoded by the coding sequence GTGGGATTGACGACGCCGAGAATCGTCCTTACCTGGGACAGGGGCACAGTCCTAGTGGAGGGCTCTCTCCCCCAAGAACTGCGCAAGCTCTCCTTTCTCAAATTCGACGAGAGGGTAGGGAAGTACCGGGCCCTCGCAATCTACTACCCGCGGATTTTGGCGGCGGCTAGGGCCTTGGGGGTTGAGGTGGAGGACCGGGTGTGGTCTCTCCACTGCGCCGAGGTGAGAGCCGCGGCTGAGGCTAAGCTGAGAAGCTACCAGGCCGAGGCGCTGGCGGCTTGGTCAAAGGCTAAGAGGGGCGTGGTGGTCATGCCCACGGGGGCTGGGAAGACTTACGTGGCAATTGCCGCCATAGCGCAGATGAGGGTACCCGCCCTAGTGGTGGTGCCCACTGTCGAGCTCCTCCAGCAGTGGAGGAGTAGGCTCTCCCAGTACTTTCCAGGGAGAGTGGGGGTTTGGTACGGCGAGGAGAAGCGGGAGAGCTGTGTCACAGTCATCACCTACGACTCCGCCTACGCCGCGGTGGAGGTGCTGGGCAATAGGTACATGTTTCTCGTCTTCGACGAAGTCCACCACTTGCCCTCCCCCTCCTACCGGCAGATAGCGGAGCTTAGCCCTGCCCCGTATAGGCTGGGTCTCACGGCCACTCCCGAGAGGGCGGATGAGCTACACGTGGACTTGGACTGGCTCGTGGGGCCTGTGGTGTACAAAATGTCGGCGAGGGACATCAGGGGTGTGTGGGTAGCAGACTACGAGGTGGAGGTGGTCAAGGTGGAGTTGACCGAGGAGGAGAAGATGGTGTACAAAGAGGCGGAGCAGAGGTACCTATCGTATCTGAGGAAGAAGGGGCTGAGGTTCAAGTCGCCCTCTGACTTCCAGAAGTTGGTGGCGCTGGCTGGGAGAAGCCCCGAGGCCAGGAGGGCGCTTGAGGCTTGGCACATCATGAGGAGGCTTATCCACGAGACCTCTGCCAAGGTGGAGGCGGTGGGGGAAATACTCGCGAGGCACCCCGCCTCAAAGGTCCTCATCTTCACTGAATACACCTCGCTTGCCAGAGCCGTCTCCGAGCGCTACCTCATACCCCTGGTCACACACGACATAAGTCCCCAGGAGCGGGAGCAGGTAATGGCCATGTTCCGCAGGGGGGAGGTCAAGGCGATTGTGACTGGGAAAGTCTTAGACGAGGGGGTGGACGTGCCAGACGTGGACGTGGTGGTGATTTTGGGCGGGACGTCCAGCGTTAGGCAGTTCATACAGCGGATGGGCCGCGCGCTTAGGCTCAAGCCGCATAGGGCCAAGATCTACGAGGTGGTGACGGCGAAGACGAGGGAGGTGGACATGGCCAGGAGGAGGAAGAGGGGCGTGTCATGA
- a CDS encoding ornithine cyclodeaminase family protein, producing MLLLPNIDPLVDPGEAVEAIRRGYLTEAKFLPRQALTVGDVWFAPMVAHMGGKIAVKLVGIYPRARPTVKAVVMVIDPERGSPLALINGTQLTGWRTAAASAVAARAMGAEPETIGIIGAGLQAEYHLRVFKALYPSASFKVYDIEPTRAAQLAAKYGAVSVTHAEALGSDLVIAATTSKSPVVLGATLKAGAVVITIGAPRPVRELDDEVKRRAGCMLVDNPHAAEESDDVAPKWVYMGDFLRGARCDFGEIKVYKSVGNPLFDAAMALYVVEKAQRTGLGVEVAWD from the coding sequence ATGTTGCTCTTGCCCAACATCGACCCCCTGGTCGACCCAGGGGAGGCCGTGGAGGCAATTAGGCGCGGCTATCTGACGGAGGCAAAGTTTCTCCCCCGGCAGGCGCTGACTGTGGGAGACGTGTGGTTTGCCCCCATGGTGGCCCACATGGGGGGCAAAATAGCGGTGAAGCTTGTGGGCATATACCCCAGGGCGAGGCCCACTGTGAAGGCCGTGGTGATGGTAATAGACCCAGAGCGGGGCTCCCCGCTTGCCCTAATCAACGGCACTCAGCTCACCGGGTGGAGGACGGCCGCGGCGAGCGCCGTGGCGGCGAGGGCCATGGGCGCCGAGCCGGAGACCATCGGCATCATTGGGGCAGGCCTCCAGGCGGAGTACCACCTCCGGGTCTTCAAGGCGCTTTACCCCAGCGCAAGCTTCAAGGTGTACGACATAGAGCCCACTAGGGCGGCGCAACTGGCGGCAAAATACGGCGCTGTGTCTGTTACACACGCCGAGGCGCTCGGCAGCGACTTGGTAATTGCGGCAACTACGTCCAAGTCGCCGGTGGTCCTCGGGGCGACTCTAAAGGCTGGGGCCGTGGTTATAACCATAGGCGCGCCGCGCCCCGTCAGAGAGCTCGACGACGAAGTCAAGAGGAGGGCCGGCTGCATGCTTGTGGACAACCCCCATGCCGCCGAGGAGAGCGACGACGTGGCGCCCAAGTGGGTCTACATGGGCGACTTCCTCCGAGGCGCGCGTTGCGACTTCGGCGAAATTAAGGTGTACAAGTCTGTGGGGAATCCCCTCTTTGACGCGGCCATGGCCCTTTACGTCGTTGAAAAGGCGCAGAGGACAGGGCTCGGGGTAGAGGTGGCGTGGGATTGA
- the kae1 gene encoding KEOPS complex N(6)-L-threonylcarbamoyladenine synthase Kae1: protein MWFYSVPEVIIGVESTAHTFSLGLVSGGRVLGQVGKTYVPPAGRGIHPREAAEHHAKAAPQLFRKLIEEFNVSLGDVEAVAYSAGPGLGPALRVGAVFARALAIKLGVPLVPVHHGVAHVEIARYATGSCDPLVLLISGGHTVVAGFSDGRYRVFGETLDVAIGNAIDMFAREVGLGFPGVPAVEKCAEAAEELVAFPMPIVGQDLSYAGLTTYALQLVKRGIPLPVVCRSLVETAYYMLAEVTERALAFTKKRELVVAGGVARSRRLREILYEVGREHGAEVKFVPDEYAGDNGAMIALTGYYAYRRGIAVEPGESFVRQRWRLDTVDVPWFYDLCNR, encoded by the coding sequence GTGTGGTTTTACTCAGTTCCAGAGGTGATAATTGGGGTAGAGTCCACTGCGCACACCTTTAGCCTCGGCCTTGTATCTGGGGGCAGAGTTTTGGGACAGGTGGGGAAGACGTATGTGCCTCCGGCGGGTAGGGGGATACACCCCAGGGAGGCCGCCGAGCACCACGCCAAGGCCGCTCCACAGCTCTTCCGCAAGCTCATAGAGGAATTCAACGTCTCGCTGGGGGATGTAGAGGCCGTTGCATATTCCGCGGGGCCTGGCCTGGGGCCGGCCTTGAGAGTGGGGGCGGTGTTTGCCAGGGCTTTGGCCATAAAGCTGGGGGTTCCCCTAGTCCCCGTACACCACGGAGTTGCGCACGTGGAAATTGCCAGATACGCCACTGGGTCCTGCGACCCGCTTGTCCTCCTCATATCTGGGGGGCACACCGTCGTGGCGGGCTTCTCCGACGGGCGGTATAGAGTGTTCGGCGAGACTCTAGACGTGGCCATTGGCAACGCCATTGATATGTTTGCGAGAGAGGTGGGGCTCGGCTTCCCCGGCGTCCCCGCGGTTGAGAAATGCGCCGAGGCGGCTGAGGAGCTGGTGGCGTTTCCCATGCCCATAGTTGGGCAAGACCTCTCCTACGCCGGCCTCACCACATACGCCCTACAGTTGGTCAAGAGGGGGATCCCCCTGCCGGTGGTCTGCAGGTCGCTTGTGGAGACGGCGTACTACATGTTGGCGGAGGTCACAGAGCGGGCCCTCGCCTTTACCAAGAAGAGGGAGCTCGTGGTGGCGGGCGGCGTGGCTAGGAGCAGGAGGCTGCGGGAGATCTTGTACGAGGTTGGGAGAGAGCATGGGGCCGAGGTGAAGTTTGTCCCAGACGAATACGCCGGCGACAACGGGGCCATGATCGCCCTCACCGGCTATTACGCATATAGGAGGGGCATCGCCGTGGAGCCAGGGGAGAGCTTTGTCCGCCAGAGGTGGCGCCTCGACACAGTGGACGTTCCCTGGTTCTACGATCTGTGCAATAGATAA
- a CDS encoding B12-binding domain-containing radical SAM protein: MRRVRYRKSGVKVALAYPSTYSVAMSSAVYHVLYFKLQDEGFYVERFTADRGPRGVEEGTPLSHFDYVVATVHYELDYINLTKLLIEAGVEPWARARERPKVVVGGPPVTANPEPLADLADLIVLGELEAVWDKVVQYLATGDRVEGAGMYYPADGPYEVAVAYAKDVEEADYRRLPEPEAAFSLSVELARGCPFSCLFCMESYIAKPYRPRGWEKALEEAELLYKRYGVRPSLVALTANAHPGFKELLSEAARRWVPLSLPSLRAELLDDEALELVAKLGQKTLTIAPETSERLRKALGKEVSDADVLKVAKRAGELGMKLKMYLMVGLPCEREKDLEAVKALVKEAARYAKLYLSVNPFIPKPQTPLQYHPMEEPQALEEKIESIREVHRGEFSSYDPRLAAIQAAIALGGRDVSRHIVESASSDKPMAYWRRLLKAGALSYVFRPREEPLPWSHVKGFYAAEELRQRYRRYVEAACGSVS, from the coding sequence GTGAGACGGGTCCGCTACAGGAAGAGCGGGGTCAAGGTGGCCCTGGCGTACCCCTCCACATACTCCGTTGCCATGTCCAGCGCGGTGTACCACGTGCTCTACTTCAAGCTCCAAGACGAGGGGTTCTACGTGGAGAGGTTCACGGCGGACAGGGGGCCAAGGGGCGTGGAGGAGGGGACCCCGCTCTCCCACTTCGACTACGTGGTTGCCACCGTCCACTACGAGCTCGACTACATAAATTTGACAAAGTTGCTGATCGAGGCCGGCGTAGAGCCCTGGGCCAGGGCGAGGGAGAGGCCGAAGGTCGTCGTAGGCGGGCCCCCCGTCACGGCTAACCCAGAGCCCCTGGCCGACCTAGCCGACTTAATCGTGCTCGGGGAGCTAGAGGCCGTGTGGGATAAGGTCGTCCAGTACTTGGCCACAGGGGACAGAGTGGAGGGCGCCGGCATGTACTACCCAGCCGACGGGCCGTACGAAGTCGCCGTGGCCTACGCCAAAGACGTGGAGGAGGCAGACTACAGAAGGCTGCCGGAGCCCGAGGCCGCGTTTAGCCTCTCGGTGGAGTTGGCCAGGGGTTGCCCCTTCTCCTGCCTATTCTGCATGGAGAGCTACATCGCCAAGCCCTATAGGCCGAGGGGGTGGGAGAAGGCGCTGGAAGAGGCCGAGCTTTTGTACAAGAGGTACGGGGTGAGGCCCTCCCTCGTTGCCCTCACAGCCAACGCCCACCCAGGCTTCAAGGAGCTCCTCTCCGAGGCGGCGAGGAGGTGGGTCCCCCTTTCTCTGCCGTCGCTCCGCGCCGAGCTTCTCGACGACGAGGCGCTGGAGCTTGTGGCAAAGCTGGGCCAGAAGACGTTGACCATAGCCCCCGAGACCAGCGAACGCCTCAGAAAGGCGCTGGGGAAAGAGGTGTCAGACGCCGACGTGTTAAAAGTGGCAAAGAGGGCGGGGGAGCTGGGGATGAAGCTGAAAATGTACCTAATGGTGGGGCTTCCCTGCGAGCGGGAGAAGGATCTGGAGGCGGTGAAAGCCCTCGTAAAAGAGGCGGCTAGGTACGCCAAGCTGTACTTAAGCGTAAACCCGTTTATTCCAAAGCCGCAGACCCCCCTCCAGTATCACCCAATGGAGGAGCCCCAGGCCCTTGAGGAGAAGATCGAGTCCATTAGAGAGGTGCACCGCGGCGAGTTCTCCAGCTACGACCCCCGCCTGGCGGCAATACAGGCGGCCATTGCGCTGGGGGGCCGCGACGTGTCGCGGCACATAGTTGAATCTGCGTCGTCTGACAAGCCCATGGCGTACTGGAGGCGGCTGTTGAAGGCGGGGGCTCTGAGCTACGTCTTTAGGCCCAGAGAGGAGCCGCTACCCTGGAGCCACGTCAAGGGCTTCTACGCCGCTGAGGAGCTGAGACAGCGCTACCGCCGGTACGTAGAGGCGGCCTGCGGCTCTGTGTCGTGA
- a CDS encoding TIGR04013 family B12-binding domain/radical SAM domain-containing protein, producing the protein MLLLARVFPGPNNGMAYAVAPIEDKYKVVPTTDPLRDAHELQRRGERVLVLYSLSTPLFVEIWQEVREVASKYPVVAGGPHAAGDPITLLKLGVKYVVIGDGEVALPAIVEREAEGLEEVPPNTLMLVDGRVRAGRRIYAELIHKTYSTSLGAYPPIEIMRSCAYRCTFCQTWFHGSVRYRPVENVAQMVKHYVAAGREEIRFIAPVGFLYGSTDGKTPNVDALVGLLRAVREAGGRPYLGTFPSETRPETVTRDVLGAIKPFVANRRLSFGLQSGSERLLASTKRDHDVAVVEEATATAVKMGFKPVVDVIAGLPGEEEEDVVATVKAMERLVSMGAHIRLHYFMPLPGTPLWGREPKPPHPLYWDFLKRHRKRVEGYFEEQIRLSRAILETYRLLTLTTPSSSAT; encoded by the coding sequence GTGTTACTCCTCGCCAGGGTGTTCCCCGGCCCGAACAACGGCATGGCATATGCAGTGGCCCCCATAGAGGACAAGTACAAGGTAGTCCCCACCACGGACCCCCTCAGAGACGCCCATGAGTTACAGCGCCGCGGCGAGCGCGTGTTAGTCCTCTACAGCCTATCCACGCCCCTATTCGTCGAAATTTGGCAAGAGGTGCGCGAAGTGGCGTCTAAATACCCAGTGGTGGCTGGCGGCCCCCACGCCGCGGGGGATCCAATCACCCTCCTCAAACTCGGCGTAAAATACGTAGTAATAGGCGACGGAGAGGTGGCCCTCCCCGCAATAGTGGAAAGAGAGGCGGAGGGCTTGGAGGAGGTGCCTCCCAACACCCTCATGCTCGTCGACGGGAGAGTTAGGGCAGGCCGCCGAATTTACGCGGAGCTAATCCACAAGACCTATAGCACGTCCCTCGGGGCGTACCCGCCCATAGAGATAATGAGGTCCTGCGCCTACAGGTGCACCTTTTGTCAAACGTGGTTCCACGGCTCAGTCCGCTACCGCCCAGTGGAAAACGTGGCGCAAATGGTGAAACATTATGTGGCCGCGGGACGTGAAGAAATTCGGTTCATAGCGCCTGTAGGATTTCTCTACGGATCCACGGACGGGAAAACTCCAAACGTAGATGCGTTAGTCGGCCTGCTACGCGCTGTGAGAGAGGCGGGGGGCAGGCCCTACTTAGGCACCTTTCCCTCGGAGACGAGGCCGGAGACTGTGACCAGAGACGTCTTGGGGGCCATAAAGCCGTTTGTTGCAAATAGGCGGCTGTCCTTCGGCCTCCAGTCGGGCTCAGAGCGGCTCCTGGCGTCGACAAAGAGAGACCACGACGTAGCGGTAGTTGAGGAGGCGACGGCCACCGCGGTGAAGATGGGCTTTAAGCCTGTGGTGGACGTAATAGCCGGTCTCCCCGGCGAGGAGGAAGAGGACGTGGTTGCCACAGTGAAAGCCATGGAGAGGCTGGTCTCAATGGGGGCGCACATCCGCCTACACTACTTCATGCCGCTCCCGGGCACCCCCCTCTGGGGCCGAGAGCCCAAGCCCCCGCACCCACTCTACTGGGACTTCTTAAAACGCCACAGGAAGAGGGTAGAGGGATACTTCGAGGAGCAGATAAGGCTCAGTAGGGCCATCTTAGAGACCTACCGCCTCCTCACCCTTACCACTCCAAGCTCCTCAGCCACTTGA
- a CDS encoding 30S ribosomal protein S27ae, producing the protein MSKKAPAKEGKKLPRAATWYEIDMEKGVFRFKNKLCPKCGSVMAFHREPVPRWHCGKCGFTQFQR; encoded by the coding sequence ATGTCTAAGAAGGCGCCTGCCAAAGAGGGTAAGAAGCTGCCCCGCGCGGCGACTTGGTACGAGATTGACATGGAGAAGGGGGTGTTTAGGTTTAAGAACAAGCTCTGCCCCAAGTGTGGCTCTGTCATGGCCTTCCACCGCGAGCCCGTGCCGCGTTGGCACTGCGGTAAGTGTGGTTTTACTCAGTTCCAGAGGTGA
- a CDS encoding CPBP family intramembrane glutamic endopeptidase — MGLKEVEARDAAALALLLAVMLALPSPLGYLAVFAAVVPYYKKITWATFSPSPLAAALLLYTTTFLVDYATVGIPTQRPPWLTAVVFAPLAEELVFRALAFALLPTPLSWVFSVVIFGVLHLDNPLLAALYGAALSLAYRGGGYFASSALHAFNNALWLYLAQCLHGCA; from the coding sequence GTGGGCCTTAAAGAGGTTGAGGCCAGAGACGCCGCGGCGCTGGCCCTCCTCCTCGCGGTAATGCTGGCTCTCCCAAGCCCCCTCGGCTACTTAGCCGTATTTGCCGCCGTAGTGCCATATTACAAGAAAATTACGTGGGCCACCTTCTCTCCAAGCCCTCTAGCCGCGGCCCTCCTGCTGTACACAACTACGTTTCTCGTCGACTATGCCACAGTGGGCATACCGACGCAGCGCCCCCCCTGGCTCACCGCCGTGGTCTTTGCGCCACTCGCCGAGGAGCTCGTCTTCAGAGCGCTCGCCTTCGCCCTACTGCCGACGCCCCTCTCCTGGGTCTTCTCAGTGGTCATCTTCGGCGTACTCCACCTGGACAACCCGCTGTTAGCCGCCCTATACGGAGCTGCCCTCTCCCTCGCGTACAGAGGCGGGGGGTACTTCGCCTCCTCCGCCCTACACGCCTTTAACAACGCCCTCTGGCTCTACCTAGCGCAATGCCTCCACGGATGCGCCTAG
- a CDS encoding 30S ribosomal protein S24e: MSEAQFNILSLRENKLLGRKEVLVEILHRKSSTPTRQSVREWLAKQLGVEVDKIFVRKIKTEYGIGKSKAEVHVYTDGALARVIEPLYILARNLGEEGKKLLEEARKRRNERREKRRRKKKGGGK; the protein is encoded by the coding sequence GTGTCTGAGGCACAGTTTAATATACTGTCTCTAAGGGAGAACAAGCTGTTGGGGAGAAAGGAGGTGCTAGTGGAGATACTGCATCGAAAGTCTTCTACGCCCACGAGGCAAAGCGTGAGAGAGTGGCTTGCAAAACAGCTGGGGGTTGAGGTGGACAAGATTTTTGTGAGAAAGATCAAGACGGAGTACGGGATAGGGAAGTCCAAGGCGGAGGTCCACGTATATACAGACGGGGCGCTGGCCCGGGTGATAGAGCCGCTCTATATCTTGGCCAGGAACTTGGGAGAGGAGGGCAAGAAGCTTCTTGAGGAGGCAAGAAAGAGGAGGAACGAGCGTAGGGAGAAGCGCAGGAGGAAGAAGAAGGGCGGCGGGAAGTAG
- a CDS encoding phosphate-starvation-inducible PsiE family protein, with protein MDVIRTLRRGEYIAYLIVLGLTAVLLGLSVYLAGYRLYELATTAASSPAALSQAIYNALSDVFLVVIFVELIDTFVTYLEKKRLIVYRIIDVALVALARELFIYLAPVNAEFKIDKGVALILATAVIGFVDYLQRRGITLGRRRR; from the coding sequence ATGGACGTGATAAGGACCCTCCGCAGGGGGGAGTACATCGCCTACCTAATTGTGCTAGGCCTCACCGCTGTTCTACTCGGCTTGTCAGTATACCTGGCCGGGTACAGGCTTTACGAGCTTGCAACAACGGCGGCCTCAAGTCCGGCGGCGCTGTCTCAGGCGATATACAACGCGCTCTCCGACGTCTTCCTAGTGGTTATATTCGTCGAGTTAATTGACACCTTTGTCACATACTTGGAAAAGAAGCGGCTAATAGTCTACAGAATAATCGACGTGGCCTTGGTGGCCTTGGCGAGAGAGCTCTTCATATACTTAGCGCCTGTAAACGCGGAGTTCAAAATTGACAAAGGCGTTGCCCTAATATTGGCCACGGCCGTCATCGGCTTCGTGGACTACCTCCAGAGGAGGGGGATCACGCTTGGGAGAAGGAGGCGGTAG
- a CDS encoding DUF790 family protein translates to MMSIDYLRVVRKGGEIRPRYLSDASAAAEVIEAARGAKTLGEFKRRVEALGFDKKLAGGLAHVLSHFLKAESVDRRLVSRIRLEVFKAAAASWPVLTAEAREAVFNTVASKLRLDPGEVRCLFLKAYEDNLEIVEPPSITAEELAREYNLALMQTLLFKSLYVKAWVPNAPAVVKRLIRAVKGYRLMYIAEEGDGGWLVFHFDGPVSALRQTERYGTRLAKLVPYIVSAGQWKIEAQIKLRDRVYTYREDWRTAPDLPRQPPPEEEFDSSIEAEFYRQVSRVCRVEREPEVLVVDKRVYIPDFKIGDLYVEVVGFWTPDYLRRKYEKLAKVKKPLLVLVSEELAMATWKELLPNVVLFKDRPRLSDVYKHIKPYCTPPGRQP, encoded by the coding sequence TTGATGTCCATAGACTACCTCCGCGTCGTGCGGAAGGGCGGAGAGATTAGGCCGAGGTATCTCTCCGACGCGTCGGCGGCGGCTGAAGTCATTGAGGCGGCGAGAGGTGCCAAGACGCTGGGCGAGTTCAAGAGGAGGGTGGAGGCGCTTGGCTTTGACAAAAAGCTGGCGGGCGGCCTCGCCCACGTCCTCAGCCACTTCCTCAAGGCTGAGTCAGTGGACAGGCGCCTGGTCTCCAGGATCAGGCTTGAGGTCTTTAAAGCCGCGGCGGCATCCTGGCCCGTCTTAACAGCTGAGGCGAGGGAGGCTGTCTTCAACACGGTGGCGTCCAAGCTCAGGCTAGACCCCGGGGAGGTGAGGTGCCTCTTCTTAAAGGCCTACGAGGACAACTTAGAGATCGTCGAGCCCCCCTCCATTACGGCGGAGGAGCTGGCGCGGGAGTACAACCTCGCGCTTATGCAGACGCTCTTGTTCAAGTCGTTATACGTAAAGGCGTGGGTCCCCAACGCCCCCGCGGTGGTGAAGAGGCTGATAAGGGCGGTGAAGGGGTACCGCCTAATGTACATAGCCGAGGAGGGGGACGGGGGGTGGCTCGTGTTCCACTTCGACGGCCCAGTCTCCGCGCTTAGGCAGACCGAGCGGTACGGCACTAGGCTCGCCAAGCTCGTGCCCTACATAGTCTCCGCCGGACAGTGGAAAATAGAGGCACAGATAAAGCTGAGGGACAGAGTGTACACATACCGCGAGGACTGGCGCACGGCCCCCGACCTGCCGCGCCAGCCTCCGCCGGAGGAGGAGTTCGACAGCTCTATAGAGGCGGAGTTCTACAGGCAAGTGTCTAGGGTCTGCCGCGTGGAGCGAGAGCCCGAGGTCCTCGTAGTGGACAAGAGAGTGTACATACCGGACTTCAAGATAGGCGATTTGTACGTCGAGGTGGTGGGCTTCTGGACGCCGGACTACCTCAGGCGGAAGTATGAAAAGCTGGCTAAGGTGAAGAAGCCCCTCCTAGTCCTTGTGAGCGAGGAGCTCGCCATGGCCACGTGGAAGGAACTGCTCCCAAACGTGGTGTTGTTCAAGGACAGGCCTAGGCTCAGCGACGTGTACAAACACATAAAGCCCTACTGCACGCCGCCGGGGAGACAGCCCTAG